A stretch of the Vitis riparia cultivar Riparia Gloire de Montpellier isolate 1030 chromosome 13, EGFV_Vit.rip_1.0, whole genome shotgun sequence genome encodes the following:
- the LOC117929188 gene encoding probably inactive leucine-rich repeat receptor-like protein kinase IMK2 — protein MVMDKETEIFKGFYAYPFWVFQFFSGRVVGWRRICDKKKEKWKKFQLKSEASGHYARFLLFVQLIILVVQPVSSQGWDGVIVTEADFQSLQAFKHELVDPRGFLRSWNDSGYGACSGGWVGIKCAQGQVIVIQLPWKGLGGRISEKIGQLQALRKLSLHDNFIGGSIPSALGFLPNLRGVQLFNNRFSGSIPPSIGSCPLLQTVDLSNNSLSGTIPDSLFNSTKFYRLNLSFNSFSGSIPVSLTRSSSLTFLALQHNNLSGPIPNSWGVGTQGKSLFRLQSLALDHNFFSGSMPTSLGKLSELQEVSLSHNQITGAIPDEIGRLSRLKTVDFSSNAINGSLPISLSNLSSLLVLNLENNGLDSQIPDAFQKLQNLSVLNLRRNRFNGPIPGSIGNASALTQLDLSQNNLTGEIPSSIADLPNLNSFNVSYNNLSGSVPTLLSQKFNSSCFVGNLQLCGYGASTPCPSEVPSQVVPASSPGKPRRHGRKLSTKDIILIAAGALLIILLLVCCILLCCLIRKRAASKAKDGEATGRRPGAARAEKGAPSAGVEVEAGGEAGGKLVHFDGPMVFTADDLLCATAEIMGKSTYGTVYKATLEDGNEVAVKRLREKITKSQREFETEVNVLGKIRHPNLLALRAYYLGPKGEKLLVFDYMPKGSLAAFLHARGPDISIDWPTRMRIAQGTTRGLFHLHNNENIIHGNLTSSNLLLDENITAKIADFGLSRLMTTAANSNVIATAGALGYRAPELSKLKKASTKTDVYSLGVIILELLTGKSPGEATNGVDLPQWVASIVKEEWTNEVFDLELMKDASTIGDELLNTLKLALHCVDPSPSARPEVHQVLQQLEEIRPEAAASSGDDGAGVPSASD, from the exons ATGGTTATGGATAAGGAAACGGAGATTTTCAAAGGCTTTTACGCAtaccctttttgggtttttcAGTTTTTCAGTGGGAGAGTGGTGGGTTGGAGACGCATTTGTGATAAAAAGAAGGAGAAATGGAAGAAGTTTCAGCTCAAGAGTGAGGCTTCTGGGCATTATGCTCGCTTTCTACTGTTTGTTCAGTTGATTATCTTGGTGGTCCAGCCTGTTTCAAGCCAGGGATGGGATGGAGTCATTGTCACAGAAGCTGATTTCCAATCGCTTCAGGCCTTCAAGCATGAACTGGTGGATCCAAGAGGGTTCTTGAGGAGCTGGAACGACAGTGGATATGGAGCTTGTTCGGGTGGTTGGGTTGGGATCAAGTGTGCTCAGGGACAGGTCATTGTTATTCAGCTTCCATGGAAAGGATTGGGAGGTCGAATCTCAGAGAAGATTGGGCAGCTACAAGCGCTACGAAAACTGAGTCTCCATGATAATTTCATTGGTGGTTCCATACCTTCAGCTCTGGGGTTTCTCCCAAACCTCAGAGGAGTTCAGCTCTTCAATAATAGGTTTTCGGGTTCTATTCCTCCTTCAATTGGTTCCTGTCCCTTGCTTCAAACTGTTGATCTCAGTAACAATTCTCTCTCTGGGACTATCCCTGATAGTCTTTTTAACTCTACCAAGTTTTACAGGCTCAATCTCAGCTTCAATTCCTTTTCGGGTTCCATCCCTGTTAGTCTCACTCGCTCTTCTTCCCTCACCTTCCTTGCTCTCCAACACAATAACCTCTCTGGCCCTATACCCAACTCTTGGGGTGTTGGGACGCAAGGGAAAAGCCTTTTTCGCCTTCAGTCATTAGCCCTTGATCATAACTTCTTCTCTGGAAGCATGCCCACTTCTTTGGGGAAGTTGAGTGAGCTCCAAGAGGTTTCTCTCAGTCATAACCAGATCACTGGAGCCATACCTGATGAAATAGGCCGGCTCTCCAGGCTTAAAACAGTAGATTTCTCCAGCAATGCCATTAATGGAAGCTTGCCCATTAGTCTCTCCAATTTATCCTCTCTTCTTGTGTTGAATCTGGAGAACAATGGCCTTGATAGCCAAATCCCAGATGCCTTTCAGAAGTTGCAGAACCTTTCAGTCCTCAACTTGAGGAGAAACCGATTCAATGGTCCTATTCCTGGAAGTATCGGGAACGCTTCAGCGCTCACACAGCTTGATTTATCGCAGAATAACCTCACCGGAGAAATCCCATCTTCCATTGCTGATCTTCCAAACCTGAATTCCTTCAATGTTTCTTACAACAACCTCTCTGGTTCTGTTCCAACTCTTCTGTCCCAAAAGTTCAATTCAAGCTGCTTTGTGGGGAATCTTCAGCTCTGTGGGTACGGTGCTTCAACCCCTTGCCCTTCTGAAGTACCTTCTCAAGTTGTCCCAGCTTCATCTCCGGGAAAACCGAGGAGACATGGCAGAAAACTAAGTACCAAGGACATAATTCTCATAGCAGCAGGGGCACTGCTCATAATCTTGCTTCTAGTCTGCTGTATTTTGCTGTGCTGCTTGATCAGAAAAAGGGCTGCATCAAAAGCAAAGGATGGTGAGGCCACAGGAAGAAGGCCTGGAGCAGCAAGGGCCGAGAAGGGCGCCCCTTCAGCCGGCGTTGAAGTCGAAGCAGGCGGAGAGGCAGGAGGCAAACTAGTCCATTTTGATGGGCCAATGGTGTTCACAGCGGACGATCTTTTGTGTGCAACCGCAGAGATTATGGGAAAGAGCACTTATGGGACTGTTTACAAGGCCACATTGGAGGATGGAAACGAAGTTGCAGTGAAGAGATTGAGGGAGAAGATCACAAAAAGCCAGAGGGAATTCGAAACTGAGGTTAATGTACTTGGGAAAATTCGACACCCTAATCTTCTGGCTCTCAGGGCTTACTACTTAGGACCCAAAGGGGAGAAACTTCTTGTTTTCGACTACATGCCGAAAGGGAGCCTCGCAGCTTTCCTCCATG CCCGCGGCCCGGACATATCGATTGATTGGCCAACAAGGATGAGAATCGCACAAGGAACTACGCGCGGTCTGTTCCACCTTCATAACAATGAAAACATAATCCATGGGAACCTTACATCAAGCAATTTATTACTAGATGAGAATATAACTGCCAAGATTGCAGACTTTGGCCTCTCCAGGTTAATGACGACTGCAGCCAATTCTAATGTGATTGCAACAGCAGGGGCATTGGGTTACCGGGCACCGGAGCTCTCGAAGCTGAAGAAAGCCAGCACAAAGACTGATGTATACAGTCTCGGGGTTATTATCCTGGAGCTTCTAACAGGGAAGTCGCCAGGGGAGGCGACGAATGGAGTGGATTTGCCTCAGTGGGTGGCCTCCATTGTGAAGGAGGAGTGGACAAATGAAGTGTTCGATTTGGAGTTGATGAAGGATGCGTCTACGATTGGTGATGAGTTGCTGAACACTTTGAAACTGGCTTTGCATTGTGTGGATCCTTCACCCTCAGCACGGCCGGAAGTCCACCAGGTTCTCCAGCAGCTTGAGGAGATCAGACCGGAGGCAGCTGCTAGTTCCGGTGATGATGGAGCCGGAGTCCCTTCAGCAAGTGATTGA
- the LOC117928605 gene encoding sorting nexin 2A-like, producing the protein MMGYENQGYEEAHLYASREEMETLVLDEPSNGHHLSDHRSIVSLHEAHHTLSPPAAVISAVDDPLVSSSSSSSVDHQNPNLPFNSFLEPPSYADVIFNSFDESNGDTNGHESPKSLPRSASSNSDYLNISVTEPHREQEMSNSLVPGGNTYVTYLITTRTNLPDFGGPGSEFSVRRRFKDVVTLSDRISESYRGFFIPVRPDKSVVESQVMQKQEFVEQRRSALEKYLRRLAGHPMIKKSEELRVFLRVDGKLPLPRSTDVASRMLDGAVKLPKQLFGESVAPANPQEVMQPAKGGRDLLRIFKELKQAVSNDWGGSKPPVVEEDKEFLERKDKLMDFEQQLSNVSQQAESLVKAQQDIGETMGELGLAFVKLTKFETEEALYNSQRVRAADMKNLATASVKASRLYRELNAQTVKHLDTLHEYLGVMLAVNSAFSDRASALLTVQTLLSELSSLHTRIEKLEAASSKIFGGDRSRIRKIEELKETLKVSEDAKNCAVREYEQIKENNRNELERLDKERHDDFLSMLKGFVVNQAGYAEKMANVWEKVAEETSGYAKDGS; encoded by the exons ATGATGGGCTATGAGAATCAGGGCTATGAAGAAGCCCATCTCTACGCGTCCCGAGAAGAGATGGAGACTCTCGTCCTCGACGAGCCATCCAACGGCCACCATCTCTCCGATCACCGTAGCATCGTGTCTCTTCATGAGGCGCACCACACCCTATCTCCGCCTGCTGCCGTAATCTCAGCCGTGGATGATCCTTTGGTCTCGTCATCCTCCTCGTCGTCCGTAGACCACCAAAACCCTAATCTACCGTTCAATTCGTTTCTAGAACCTCCCTCCTATGCCGACGTGATTTTCAATTCCTTCGACGAATCCAACGGCGACACCAACGGCCACGAAAGCCCCAAATCGTTGCCGAGATCGGCTTCGTCGAATTCCGATTACTTGAACATTTCAGTTACGGAGCCTCACAGAGAGCAAGAGATGTCAAATTCGCTTGTTCCCGGTGGAAACACGTATGTGACGTATCTGATCACGACAAGGACGAACCTGCCGGATTTCGGTGGTCCCGGATCGGAGTTCAGCGTCCGACGGCGGTTCAAAGACGTAGTGACATTGTCTGATCGGATATCGGAGTCGTACAGGGGGTTCTTCATCCCTGTGAGGCCAGACAAGAGTGTTGTCGAGAGTCAGGTGATGCAAAAGCAAGAATTCGTGGAGCAGAGAAGATCGGCATTGGAGAAGTACTTGCGGAGATTAGCTGGGCACCCAATGATCAAGAAAAGCGAGGAGTTACGAGTATTTTTACGGGTGGATGGCAAGCTGCCATTGCCGCGAAGCACTGATGTGGCGTCGAGGATGTTGGATGGGGCAGTGAAGCTTCCAAAACAGTTGTTTGGAGAATCAGTGGCCCCTGCAAATCCACAGGAGGTGATGCAGCCAGCTAAAGGTGGGAGGGACTTATTGAGGATTTTTAAGGAGTTGAAGCAGGCAGTTTCTAATGATTGGGGTGGCTCAAAACCACCAGTGGTGGAGGAAGATAAGGAGTTCTTGGAGAGGAAAGACAAGTTGATGGATTTCGAACAGCAATTGAGTAATGTGTCTCAGCAG GCTGAATCACTTGTAAAAGCTCAGCAAGATATTGGAGAGACTATGGGGGAGTTGGGGTTGGCATTTGTTAAGCTTACCAAGTTTGAGACGGAGGAAGCTTTGTATAACTCTCAGAGAGTTCGAGCTGCTGACATGAAAAATTTAGCAACTGCTTCTGTTAAAGCAAGCAGATTGTATAGGGAGTTAAATGCACAAACAGTCAAACATTTG GACACACTCCATGAATATCTTGGAGTGATGTTAGCTGTCAACAGTGCATTTTCAGACCGAGCAAGTGCTTTGCTAACAGTACAAACTCTTTTATCTGAGTTATCTTCACTGCATACAAGGATTGAAAAGCTGGAAGCTGCTTCGTCCAAAATATTTGGTGGAGACAGGTCCAGAATTCGCAAAATAGAAGAGTTGAAAGAAACTCTGAAGGTTTCTGAGGATGCTAAAAATTGTGCAGTCAGAGAATATGAACAGATCAAG GAAAACAACAGGAATGAGCTTGAAAGGCTAGACAAGGAGAGGCATGATGACTTCTTGAGCATGTTGAAGGGGTTTGTAGTCAATCAG GCCGGATATGCAGAGAAGATGGCAAATGTTTGGGAAAAGGTTGCAGAAGAAACAAGTGGGTATGCAAAAGATGGCAGCTGA